CTCGAGAACGTCAAGAGGCGGAAATCCGACCGCCTAAGCAAAAGATTACGGACCCAACTGAACTCGCCGACTATCGCCTCCGCAAACGCAAGGAGTTCGAAGACCTAATTCGCCGCGTTCGGTGGAACCAAAGTGTTTGGATCAAGTACGCCCAATGGGAAGAGTCACAAAAGGACTTCAATCGAGCGAGGAGCGTGTGGGAGCGCGCACTGGAAGTCGATTACCGGAACCACACATTGTGGTTGAAATACGCCGAAGTGGAGATGAAGAACAAGTTCATCAACCACGCGAGGAATGTTTGGGACCGTGCCGTTACGCTTCTCCCGCGCGTGGACCAGCTTTGGTACAAGTACATCCACATGGAAGAGATGTTAGGGAACGTCGCCGGAGCTCGCCAGATTTTCGAACGCTGGATGTCGTGGATGCCTGACCAACAAGGTTGGCTTTCCTACATCAAATTCGAGCTCCGTTACAACGAAGTCGAACGCGCCCGTGCAATTTACGAACGGTTCGTTCAGTGCCACCCCAAAGTCGGAGCTTGGATCAGATATGCCAAATTCGAGATGAAGAATGGGGAGATTGTACGGGCTAGGAATGTGTACGAACGTGCGGTGGAGAAGCTGGCGGATGAAGAAGATGCGGAGCAGTTATTCGTTGCATTCGCCGAATTTGAGGAACGGTGTAAGGAAACGGAACGAGCTCGTTGTATTTACAAGTTTGCTCTCGATCATATACCCAAAGGTAGCGCAGAGGATTTGTATAGAAAGTTTGTGGCTTTTGAGAAGCAATATGGAGATAAGGAAGGGATTGAGGATGCCATTGTGGGGAAGAGGAGGTTTCAGTATGAGGATGAAGTCAGGAAGAATCCATTGAATTATGATGCTTGGTTTGATTATATAAGGTTGGAAGAGAGTGTAGGCAATAAGGGGAGGATTAGGGAGGTTTATGAGAGAGCTATTGCTAATGTTCCTCCAGCTGAGGAGAAGCGATATTGGCAGAGATATATTTACTTGTGGTGAGTTTTTGTGTGCCTAATGGTTGTATGCTTGGTTTAATATTATAGTTCTGTACTAACCAAATTATGGTTTACTTGTAATTTAGGATTAATTATGCTTTATATGAGGAGCTTGATGCTGGGGATATGGAGCGGACGAGAGATGTGTACAGGTATCTTTATGTTGTTGCAATGGATTTATGGTTCTGTTGGTTGCTACTGTTGCTAAATTGCAAGTGAAATAATTGCTTTACTAATAAATCTCGTCAACTGAATTCTGCAAGAAATTTCCCAGTTGCCTACTATTTGAATGTTTGCATGTTTTGGTTTCATGTTCTGCTAACAGTCCATTTCATTACCCTGTAATGTGCCGATTAAAAGggaaaaggaaagaagaaaatctaaaatttaaCATTCGAAGTTAGCTTTGTTGCACCTTTTTTCTCATTGAGTGTTCTATTTCTTTGTGTTATCAGTATCTTTGTTCTTTTCATGGTAGTGTTTTTGTTCCATATTTCCTTGTTTTGCATTGGTGCCTCTCTTCTGGTTTATTTGTAAGACAGCTCATTATATCTAAAATGTCATGAGAAATGATGTTGTTTAAAATAGAAAGAACACATTTCAGCATTTGCATTGTTTCCCTTTGACATGAGTTAATGTATTATCATGGGATTATATGGTGGTGGTTTTATAGTAGTCAGTAGGTAGTGAATTATTGTTACATTTATAGCATACATCaaaatgttattttgatttttatcttGTCTCCCTCATCCATAGACATATGGTGTATTCTAAAGAATCATTCAGTTTTTGGGTGTTTTTCACCATTCGTATTTGTGGTTGGTTAAAATAGACATTGAGTAGTtccttattaatttaaaaattatccaGGGAGTGCCTTAAGCTTATTCCACACGAGAAGTTTTCTTTTGCAAAGATCTGGCTTCTTGCTGCACAGTTTGAAATAAGACAGCTCAATCTCAACGGTGCACGGCAAATTTTGGGAAATGCTATTGGAAAGGCACCTAAAGATAAGGTAAATGTCCAGCTTATGCTGAAAGTTTATAAATTTGACTACTTTTAACATGAACTTTTCTCATTATGTTGTTTTGTTCAAATTCAGATATTTAAGAAGTATATTGAAATTGAGCTGCAACTTGGTAATATTGACCGTTGCCGAAAACTGTATGAGAAGTATCTGGAGTGGGCACCTGAGAACTGCTATGCATGGAGCAAATATGCTGAGTTAGAAAGATCATTAGCTGAAACAGAGCGGGCAAGAGCTATTTTTGAGCTTGCCATCACACAACCAGCTTTGGACATGCCGGAGTTATTGTGGAAGGTATTTACCCTATGAGCAACTGTTTTATGTTGTTTATCTTTGTGATTGTATTTACTCTATTAAGGTAGAAGCTATTACAACAAGTTCTGGGTTTGGAGGGTGAATTACTTGTCTTTTTGTTGGTAATGCTCAATAATTTTGTCTTATtgcttcataattcatccaataAGTATTTCTCATCTCATGATTAATGTTTCTCTAGTGAAATGGCTGATGATTATCTGGTGAAAACTTCATTTTATAACTAGTTGCATGTTTGCTAGTAGATATATACATGGTACTAAAATTTGGACAGTGAAGGGGTGTCTTTAAGAGTGATTTCTCCATTTCTCATCGTATCTTTCTTGACTGACAGTTTTTAGTCTCAAATAATATTCAATTCTAATGATTTTATGTGGTAATGCTTCATATTCTTTGTTGACAGGCATAcatagattttgaaatttctgAAGGTGAATATGAACGAACTAGAGGATTGTACGAGAGACTATTAGATCGTACAAAGCACTTGAAGGTGTGGATTAGTTATGCAAACTTTGAAGCCTCTGCAATGGAGGAGAATGATGAGAGTTTGGACTTGCCACAAGATGGGGTTCAGGAATATAATCATGAAGCAAAGAAGGAATGCGTTCAGCGTGCAAGAAGTGAGTTCGGACCAATCCAATTTTTGCTGCCTGTTATAGATTTACTTTGATTATGTATTAGTATAACCAATTCTTACCTTTTATTTGTCTATTTTTATCAGGAATCTTTGAAAGAGCAGTTAACTATTATAGAACGTCAGCACCAGAACTGAAAGAAGAGCGTGCCATGCTCCTGGAAGAGTGGCTTAAAACCGAAAGCAGTTTCGGTGAGCTTGGTGACATTAGCGTAGTCCAGTCTAAGTTGCCTAAAAAACTCAAAAAGAGGAAGCAAATTACGAGTGAAGATGGTGGTGTTACCGGGTATGTAACTCCTTATCATTTACTTCTTTTCTTTTGCAAGTTGCTTGGATCTCTCATGTTACTGTTTTGTGCTTTCCCTTCATCTTTAGTTGTTTTCTTGAATCAAACAATTAGGAACTGTGGTATAAAACCATTGAACATGCAAGTCAACATAGTTTCCCTATGTTTCATAGGACAATTCTGCTGTACACTCGGGGTGTGTACCCAGCAATTTAACCTTTTACCAGTATTTCTAATTTATACCAATACGAATATTTCTAAAAAAGTGAAATATTTTTGTGCACGCAATACcaatatttttaacaaaaaaggtTAAATGTTTTGGTAAAAATTAGATATTTGTGTGCACGTCAGGGAAGAATTTTCGTGTTCCCTAGCCCCTTAAATTgagaatttctttttctttgttttgtctaCTACCATAAAGGGTCTACTTGTATTTTCCTCATttccattaattattttcttttctgatTTCACAATTATAAGCCCCCATTCAAACAAAATTACCCTCCATTagaaaaatgaacaaattagtcTTTGTACATTAGACCAAAGAGCATCCGgtccttttattaaaaatttcattcattttttatgttaaaaattgGTCCTTGTACGTCAGTATGAGGTACATATGACATACCACATGTGATTGTTTGGTTCTTTCGTTGGATGCCAGTTTTTAACGGGGATTAATTTGTCCAAATATTTTTAGTAAAGtgggcaaaatgcaatctgactatTGATATAGGGACTTCTATGGTACTTATAACGCATGTCTGTGTTTTGCTGCAAAACTAAATGTTGAATCATCTGGCTTGGCAGGTATGAAGAATACTTCGATTATGTATTCCCTGAAGAAAACCAGGCGACGAACCTCAAGATTTTGGAAGCTGCATACAAATGgaaaaaacaaaagattacttcAGATGATGATTAGGATGATGATATGTGTATTGTAACCCTTTCTTTTGTCGCACTTCCAAATGTATACAAGCATGTGCCCAGCTTAACTGCATAATTCTTTAGTGCCTGGATTTTGTTATGCTGTATCTGTGTTTTGGAAAACAAGCTTTTGAAGGGAACTGTTATGGGAGAAGATCTCTTGTAATATGAAATGAGTTTAGTATTCTTTTAGAAATCTTAGTTTACACTGAGATTGATCTATGATCACTGGAATCAAGACTAATTCATTGCTATTGCTACTTGTGACTCTGTTATATTTTCTGTACCAAAATATAAGTTCGAGCATTATATAGTCTCGGTTTTTAACAGGATAGAATTAAGTTCCAAGTGCTTGATggaatttcattttaaaattttatcttgattttgaaataaattgcattcttgtattttattttttaaacagaTAATATACTTCTTGCCATCTAagtttatttttaaggtaaattatTCCGGTAGTTATTAAATTAGGGTAAATTttcgtttttatttttaattaaaaaattataatttttatatttttgtcaatttgatcttgatcatatatataaaattaaaaaataatttttaaaattttgaaaatttaaaaactaaataaaagtagataaaatattcaaaaatagacagcgagaaaataaagaaaaatgtttTAAATCCTCCAAATCTCTGTATTATTTGCATAAaaatattcaatactcatactttagaaaatcattaaagaaaataaaaatattaagttccttcataaaaatattaagttactTCACGTAGCATTTTTTattataagaaaagaaaaataaaaataaagtatagtATGCATTTCAATTTtgaaaaacaatttaaataatttgaaaattgaattgaatctaaaaagaaaaaaattgtagtatattttgtatttttttgttaaaaaagatATTAGAGTTTATTTTACAACCCCTATAATATGAATATGAGTTCCAGATGTTCTTTTTAAGGGTATGGAATTTAACTTGATGATATTACTAATTTGATTTTGAGAAAAGCCTTATTTACTGTTTGACCTTGAGTTATATCATTTCTCTCATATACCAACctaaactttttttctttctaattttgatatttaaattataattccGTTACATATTTTGGCCCTTGCCATTAGTAATATTAAAAAAAGCAACCGATCAAAATACACTACGTGTCCCTTTTGACTGCTGGTGTGGATGATGACGTGGTAGTTGAGCGCATTGATTGTGCATTGACTAGAAAAATAttgtaaaaatttattaaaatcataaacaatttataaaaataaatattataaataattattagataTTGTTAAAATTTGTAAAGATGTtgttgaaaattataaaataatatttaaagttgcaaataattattaaaaattgtagaaCTTATTTAAAACTTATGAATAGTTGATTATATGTTGTTACTATTTCAAGACTGGGAATCTAAAAACAGTAATGCCaaaataaatcaagaaaaaaaagTAAGTGACAACGTAAAAATCTCCTCGTATTCTTTTGGAATTTGTAGAGAAAATTGAAGAAGAATTATTtgatttgttaattatttacaatatttaatttcttttttagaatttttatttttattttcgatttttaatattttttaatattttttgggtCCGGTCAACGCTGTTCGACAACTGCATCATCGCCCACTTCAGTAGTCAATGGGGAAATGTGGCGTGTTCTGATTTGTTGCTATTCTTTTTAACATTGGTCACAACAGGGTTAAACAAGTGTAATGGAACTATAGTTCAGGCGGCAAAATAGAACAAAAAAACTTAGGTACCAATTTGAGAAATTTGGGTATAATTCAAGGCCCAAATAGTGATTAAAGCCTTTAAGAAACACTGAGGAAGCACAATGATGtaactttttttttgttctatgttattttcaatttgttattAAACTCTTTTGAATGGTAATTTTCTTTATTTCATATACATATTATTTCTTCAACAACatcttttgaaattttatttttctaaatttttatatagaatcttctattttaaataattttatataaaattaaggtaaaattgatataaaatataaaaatcggGGACTAAAATTACCATACCAGCTAAACAATGTCACTTAATAGTAGGGtgacaaaaaaaattgaaaacagtAGTGATTAAgttgtaattttttaattaaatgactAAAACGAAAATTTACAAATAGTTAAGTAACTGATGGTGCAATTTAcccttaattttaatataaaattttgtatttgagtTTTTATTTTCCAATTAAGTACTTAATATCTTTTTTCCCTACTACGGTTTACTTTTACCAGCCATATTTAATTTGAGTTCAACTACCtgcttaaaaaaaaaataaacttgCTCAATTTAATCCATCTTACCTCCATCTTCCCTCCAATTGCCATTCAACGTTCATCttaaatttgaatttgaaaaatcagacCGTTCAACGTTCAtcttatattttgaattttgaaaaaccAGACCGTTGCTCACCTCGTCAGCCCCTCTTTAAAAAACCCACCACCGCTTTTCTTCATTTATATCAAAATCAAGAGACACATTTCTGTAGCTTAAAATTTTTTCCCTTCCCCCCAAAAATGGCGGATACAGCTGTTGTTGTTGATGTGCCAAGGAAATCAAGAAACAATGGAAGAAAAGCCTTGAAACAGAAGaactcatcatcatcatcatcaacaacaacaacaaatgaAGCCAATATTTTGGCACAAAAGCTCTCACAGCAGCTTTCCCCAACGCAGGCTCCTTCTCCGATGAAATCCGATCCGTCGAAAGAGAACCACGACGGACTCTCTCAATCTCTCAAAGGAAAAGCCGCGGGCAAAgggaaacagagcaagaaatctttCGAGAAAGACTTGCAAGAAATGCAAGATATGCTTCAAAAGCTAAGGATAGAGAAAGAAAAGACCGAAGAGTTATTGAAAGAGAAAGATGAAATGTTGAAGATGAAGGATGAAGAGATTGAAAATAAAGGTAAAGAGCAAGAGAAATTGCAATTGGAGCTGAAGAAATTGCAGAAAATGAAGGAATTCAAGCCTAATATGGTAAAATgtcttttttgttttgtttttgtttttgtttttttgtttttttttttacattggaTTATGCTTTATATTCCTTTTTAGTGAtttaaattttgggttttatttcaGAATTTCGCAATTTCGATG
This is a stretch of genomic DNA from Gossypium arboreum isolate Shixiya-1 chromosome 11, ASM2569848v2, whole genome shotgun sequence. It encodes these proteins:
- the LOC108455472 gene encoding uncharacterized protein LOC108455472; the encoded protein is MASKDADPSLGYLTRKDTEVKLPRPTRVKNKTPAPIQITAEQILREARERQEAEIRPPKQKITDPTELADYRLRKRKEFEDLIRRVRWNQSVWIKYAQWEESQKDFNRARSVWERALEVDYRNHTLWLKYAEVEMKNKFINHARNVWDRAVTLLPRVDQLWYKYIHMEEMLGNVAGARQIFERWMSWMPDQQGWLSYIKFELRYNEVERARAIYERFVQCHPKVGAWIRYAKFEMKNGEIVRARNVYERAVEKLADEEDAEQLFVAFAEFEERCKETERARCIYKFALDHIPKGSAEDLYRKFVAFEKQYGDKEGIEDAIVGKRRFQYEDEVRKNPLNYDAWFDYIRLEESVGNKGRIREVYERAIANVPPAEEKRYWQRYIYLWINYALYEELDAGDMERTRDVYRECLKLIPHEKFSFAKIWLLAAQFEIRQLNLNGARQILGNAIGKAPKDKIFKKYIEIELQLGNIDRCRKLYEKYLEWAPENCYAWSKYAELERSLAETERARAIFELAITQPALDMPELLWKAYIDFEISEGEYERTRGLYERLLDRTKHLKVWISYANFEASAMEENDESLDLPQDGVQEYNHEAKKECVQRARRIFERAVNYYRTSAPELKEERAMLLEEWLKTESSFGELGDISVVQSKLPKKLKKRKQITSEDGGVTGYEEYFDYVFPEENQATNLKILEAAYKWKKQKITSDDD